Below is a window of Fimbriimonadaceae bacterium DNA.
CATAGGATCGACCGGAGGGGGCGTGTAAGGGCGTGTAGGGCCTATGGGACGCGCGCTCTGGCTGGGGCTGAGCCACTTTGCCGCTGAGGCGATCTTGCCGTCGGGATCGACGAGGAGCAAATTGCTGTGCTTGCCCATGATTTCAGCGATCAGTGTAAACACACCTTCCTGTGTCCCAAGCTCGATCTTCAGAATGCGGTCGAAGCCAACCTGTGTGATTGACATCACCCTGGCGCCATCGAGCTTGGCGCGCATCGTCCGGCAAAGGTGAGGGATATCCGCCGGGTTGCGCCCTCGGCTGCTTATGAGATGAATACGCCCAAACATCGGGTGTACGCAGAGGCTGAGATGTCTCTCCTCGCCGCCCGCATAGATTCCCAACACGACCACATCCCACGAGGGCTGGATGATCCGCTGGAGCTTGCCGCCAATCAACACCTGAAGCTCCGCGCAAACAGCGGCCAGGCATAGACTGTCAAACGGAATCTTTTTTAGCTCGGGCATCGCAAGCTTCATTAAACCAGCCCGAGACGTATAGAACATTGCCGACCATGAGCCAGATTCCCCAGCCGCCCCCCATGCCTCCCCCACCCCCGATTGTCAATCCACCCGAGGGGAAGACGCCAAAGGCGTGGATTTGGTACCGAGCGCTTTGCATCTTATTGGTGCTGATTCAAGGGTTCTTAGCTTGGTTGGGATACTGGATTCGAACGAACGCGGAGTGGTTTCATCAGGAGGACCCCAGTCAAGCTGTAGCGACCTATCGTGGCGCGGGGGACTTCTTGATCGTGTGCGCCATCGTCTTTGCGATCTTGAACATCGTCATCATTTTTCTACCGCGCAAGCGGTGGGCATACGCTTTGCACGTCACAAACGTCATCGCGGCGATCGCGCTTTGCTGCCCCGCACCGCTCGCGATCTGGGTCCTCGTCATGATCTGGAAGCCGGAGAATCGAAGGTGGTACGACGCGTAGAGACGAAACTCTTTTTCACGCGGTGCGTCACATAGTGTATGAACGCCTTCCTCGCCATGATGGGCTCGATTTCGTTTTTCGCGGGCACTCTCGGTCAAACTCCCCCGACGGGAAGTCCGGGCCAATTCATCGCGCCGAAGCCCCGAGTCGTGCCGATTAAGATCACGATCCGTCACGCCGACCCTTGGTTTGTCGTGAACATGCTGCAGGGCATCCAAGTGCAGTTTCCCGAACTGAGCACGCTGGGAATTCCGGGTCTGCTAAATCCACCCGCTGGACAGGGACTTGCCCTCTTCCCAGGCAAGTTCATCGTGAACCCCACCGATAACTCGATCTGGTACTACCCTGAGCAGAAGTAGGGATTGCTCTTACTGGTGATACTGGTCGCCGTTTGAGTTCTCGACCTCGTTTTGAATCCGGTCGGCCTTACCCTGGTCGATCGGTTTGTCTTCGAGGGTCTCACAACCCGCCAAGATCGGCGCTATGAGCGCAGCCAGGATGATGAGCCGGGAAAAAAATCGGTGCATATCAGATACTCCTAGCATTATTCTTGCCACATGGCGACTATCCGTTAGGCTAAGGCGTCTTTTCCCGAAGATGGCACTCCTTGCCCCGCACCACGAAAATCCAAGTCTGCAGTGTCCCCGCTGCCAATCCCCGATCCGTGAAGAGCGCTCCCATTATCGTTGTGAGATTTGTGGGATCGTTGCGGCTTGCTGCGAAGGGGAATGCGCCCAGCCGCTATCCCCCGCGCTCATGGGCAACGGACTATCTGAGACTCCCGCAGAGCCGTCATAATCCGGCTTCAATGTCCGTACGGATAGAACCGCTTTCGACTGAAACCATCGCCGGGGCCATCGCCCTCCAGCGCGAGTGCTATCCGTTGCCTTTTCCGGCAGAACTCCTATGGCAGCCGGAGCACCTTGCCCAGCACATCAAGGTCTTCCCCATGGGACAATTCGTCGCCATGAGCGATGAAACCGTCGTCGGCAGTTCCAGCACCCTAATCATCTCCGAAGAGAATTGGCTGAGCCGGTCGGACTGGGAGACCACCACCGGCGGCCACTTCATGAAGAACCACGATCCAAACGGAAAGACCCTTTATGGAATGGACATCAGCGTCCATCCTGACTTTCGTGGGATTGGCGTTGGCAAAGCTCTCTATCAAGTACGTTTTGACCTGGTGCAGAGTCTTGGCCTGACCCGATTCGGAACCGCTTGCCGTATTCCTGGATTGAGGCGATGGCTGGATGCGAACTACGGAGACGCCCTGAGTTATTGTTTGATGGTGGCAAACGGCGAGTTGACCGACCGCACCTTAACACCGCTCCTTCGATACGGACTAAGATTTGTACACGTGATCGAGAATTACATGGACGACGAGGAATCCTGCAACTGCACAGCCTTATTGGAGTGGGATAGATGAAAGTAGCTGCCGTCAACTGGGAGATCCGGCAGTTACGCGATGAGCAGGGGTTCTTTAACCACCTCTTTGAGTTGATTCGCCGATGCGCCGACAAGGGGGCGGACCTTGCCGTATTGCCTGAGTCGGTAGTGCTAGAACTCTGTAGCTTGCGCCCTGATTTGCAGGGCCCGTCGATGATCGATTGGCTATTGCAATTCGCCGAACCGTTCGAGCGAATGCTCATCCAACTTGCAGGAAACCACAACATTGGCATCGTTGGAGGCTCTCACTTTGCCTTGCGTGACGGCAAGCCCCACAACGTGAGTCTGTACGTGCCTAAGGAGGCTCCTGAAACCGCGATTGCCATCCCCAAAGTTTTCATGACGCAGTTTGAGGGTGTGGAATGGGGAGTGGTCGGTGGGTCAGCAGTGCCGAATACGCTTGATCCGAAAATCGGTGTTTCCATCTGCTATGACTCGGAGTTCCCGGAAGCGGTGCGTCCGATCTGCGAAGCAGGGGCCCTGCTTCTTTGCGTACCCGCTTATACCGAAACCATCCGGGGGTTCCAGCGCGTACGCTGGTGCTGCCACGCTCGGGCTGTGGAGAATCAGATTTATGTGGTGCACGCCTCGCTTGTGGGGGCGCTGGGTCGAGAGCCGATCCCCCGAACGCACGGAAGCTCCGCGATTCTGACGCCCTCGATTGAACTGTTCCCAGAGTCGGCGGTGCTGGCGGAGACGCCGTTTAATGTGGAAGCTGTGGCGGTAGCAGACCTTGACTTTGAGATCCTTTTGGATGCACGGACCAAGGGCGATGTGCGGAATTGGGAGGATTGGCAGAGCAGTAAGGGTTGTTAGACGTAAAGGTTGTAAAGGGTAAGGGTTGTAAGGGTTGTAAGGATCGTGAGGCCCAACACTCAACACCAACCTCCTCCCGTCCCCGATTCATCATTCATCGTTCCTCACTCATCGCATCTCATTCATCACCTCTCTCTCGCCTTCCCTGCCATAATCCTCCCGTGCCCAACTACTCCGAGCTTGTCCCGGCCCTTGAAGACCTGATGCGACGGGCAGGCCAGATCGCCCGAGAAGCTCGCCAAAAGCTGGACACCCGCCTCAAATCGGACGGCAGCGTCGTCACCAATGCCGACGTCATGGTTGACGAACTCCTATGTTCCGAGCTGCCGAAGCTGGTCGGTAAGACTGGATGTTGGGGCGAAGAGTCCGGCTTTAATCCTCCAGGCGTGAACGGTCTGTGGGCGTTTGACCCGGTCGACGGCACTTCAAATTTTGCATTCGGATCACCGCTTTGGGGGATCAGCGTGGCCCTGGTGCAAGGCGAGGACATCCCCATCGCAAGCGTTTACTTGCCCGATTTTGACGAGATGTACACTAGTGTGCAAGGACATGGGGCCGTGTGCAATGGCAAACCGCTTGGACCGATCCCACAGGGCAAAATCAAGAAGCACGAGATCGTCAGCTACTGCTACAACGTCGTCAAAAACTACCCCGAGGTGCTCTGGCCTGGCAAAATGCGCTGCAACGGAGCGTTCGTTGTTGAGGGCGCGTGGGTGGCTCAACAACGAATGCGGGCGATGGTCGGCATTCGGGAAAAGCTTTACGATATTGCCGGAATTGTAGGGGTTTGTCGAGAGCAGAATGCACAAATCCGGTATGCCGACGGTTCGCCTTTTTCCCTGGCCGAACTCATCGCCGATGTAAAAGTGACGAAGGCTTGGTTGATCTTCCCTGAGGGTGAAGACTTCACTGTGCCTACTCCTTAATCAATCCCGACTCGTTCACAAAAAGATAGTGGTGCTGGCATCCTAGCTTGATCTTTCACGCGGAGTTCGCAGAGAACGCAGAGTTTTGGATGAGGTCACAGCGAACCTATTGCGAGAACTTCTACCAACTTTGCGCCCTTAGTCACTTAGCGAACTTTGCGTAAAATCCCCAGCCACAACCGACCGCATCACGGCTTTCAATTCATCTGGACTGACGTTATCCGCAGCATCCCTCGCTGGCTGAGCAAAGCGTATCTCCCCTGTCGTGTCGATCACGAACGTGCCGCCAAGCTGCCAAGGATTGCTGGAGGGTTTTGCCGCGCTATTGCCCCGCAGCATCGCCGCTATCCCCTTCCGAAAAGTGTGGATGTTGAATATCTGCCCAAACTTGCCCTCTTTCACATCAAACGCATGGTAGAGTTCTCGGTCAGGATCGCAGATGAACCGGTGAGGCGACTTCATCAACTCTTTCACCTCCGCTGCTTGATCCGGGTTTCCCATCGTCGCAAAGGCGATATTCAAGCCGTTGAGGGGACCGAGCTTGCGCATGTGGTCACGGCAGAAGACGCATCCGAAGTGGCGCACAAAAACCAGAGCAAGAGGCGCGTCGGAATATAGACTTGCAAGGCTGACTTCGTCGCCGGTTGAGAGTTTGACCAGGGCATCAGGTGCTTTCATGTTTTGCCTATGCCTCAATCCGCGCCAACCGCACCTCTTCGATCGCGTTCTCAAGGGTCTCTACCAAGCGCTGAGCCGCAGCAAGCGGGTCGCCCGTATAAGGCCAAATCAAATTCTCTCGAGTGAGGTAGCTCTCTCGGTTCTTCTTGCCCATGATGCTAAAGGCCATTGCAGGAATC
It encodes the following:
- a CDS encoding AhpC/TSA family protein, which translates into the protein MKAPDALVKLSTGDEVSLASLYSDAPLALVFVRHFGCVFCRDHMRKLGPLNGLNIAFATMGNPDQAAEVKELMKSPHRFICDPDRELYHAFDVKEGKFGQIFNIHTFRKGIAAMLRGNSAAKPSSNPWQLGGTFVIDTTGEIRFAQPARDAADNVSPDELKAVMRSVVAGDFTQSSLSD
- a CDS encoding GNAT family N-acetyltransferase, whose translation is MSVRIEPLSTETIAGAIALQRECYPLPFPAELLWQPEHLAQHIKVFPMGQFVAMSDETVVGSSSTLIISEENWLSRSDWETTTGGHFMKNHDPNGKTLYGMDISVHPDFRGIGVGKALYQVRFDLVQSLGLTRFGTACRIPGLRRWLDANYGDALSYCLMVANGELTDRTLTPLLRYGLRFVHVIENYMDDEESCNCTALLEWDR